Within the Medicago truncatula cultivar Jemalong A17 chromosome 4, MtrunA17r5.0-ANR, whole genome shotgun sequence genome, the region gaagtgtgattaatttttaaaagtacAAGAATGtccttgaaataattttttagataagcctattaagaataaaaacaaagtaatgaggaaaaaaaaactgcataaaaagacaaaaaaaaaaggtgcgTTGTGTCTTAAATTGAAGGGTATAAAAGGCAAAGGGAGTAAATGTAtatttctctcctctttcttcGCTTATATGGGGAGAACAAAAAAAACGTGGGTCCCACGCAAAACTTATCTCTCCTCCCTCTTTCTTGCCTTTGCCAAACAAGAGAAATACCatatttctcttctctttctctcttcaatATCTCTCTCTGCTGTAATTCTCTCATACCAAACAGAGTGTTAGAGTTTGGATTCAAGCTTGTTCatgttcttctttctttcatctttttaCTAGTTACTTCAATTATGGCTAACTAATTcatgaagtagataaaatagtcacaaggaagggggtttgaattgtgaccctttaaaaattatcctgaaacttaaaagtgattctgtTTGTCAATTCTGTAACACCTTTTGGTAGTTTGGTActatagataaataaaagagtttGTCTTTATTATATCAGCAACACTATACAtcacaaatcaattttaataaaaacacgtGTCTTACTGCCAACTCGAATATCAGTCTCACAACGAATCTAAGCCATCAATATACATTGGGGGTgcctatcaattttttttcccggGTCAAGGAAGATATTACATTCATTCAAATATCCAAAAATTCAAACATTACACTATGTGTAGATCACTACCCATTATCGGGGTAaagtaaataattaatgtataatcaaacatataaaaaatttaggCATCAGATTTGCTCCTGACTTAGAcataaaaattagggttaatggtgctttaccccctgtaatataggtcattttttgttttcccccctgtaatttttttttttgatttaccccctgtaatttttttttttttttggaatacccccgtaataggtcataaaaaaacgactttattttttatttttttgcataatttttcgtttttttatgacctattagggggatattccaaaaaaaaaaaaaatttacagggggaaacaaaaaatgacctatattacagggggcaaagcaccattaaccctaaaaaatataagCTTTTGGAGGCTTTGATATTGATGTGAGTCATAAAAATTAGAAAGTTGCTGTTCCCACTTCAACATTTGCTAAGAAACACCAAGAAATTACACCTTTACCtcatgagaaatgatatttgtacaaccattttatgacaacttttgtacaactttctctctcatattcacatatgtacttatcatctctcttccttttactctctctattgtttttgaccaatgaaaagaaagaaaaataaggttGTCACAAATGTTGTCATCaaatggttgtcaaaatatcattactcttacTTCATTGGCAGTTGTGCCATTTGACctacacttaaaaaaaattctacatcgACAATTAACTGCCACGCAGAACAAAACAGATCGACAGTTAATCGCCACCGAGTAAGTTTTTTAGCAATTTCAAAAGTGGGAATAACAACTTTCTAAAAATGATTATGGGTCAGAAAAAGAAACCCAATAGAAAAGCCCAGAAACAACATCACCGCCTTTAACGGCACTATATCAGGATTCAGTTGAGACAAAAACGgaatcaaaaatcaaatcaaaaaaattcaaatggaGTCCACCGAGAAACAACCAGGATTGCTACAACAAATTGTACCACCGCGTCTAGAAGACGCATGTCTCGAAGATCCTGCACTTCCACCGGAATCAATCCACGAAGCGTTTCTCAAAGCAGTCGCCGCCATGAAATCGAGAATATTCACATCCTCCGACGAAGATGATTGCATCGACGATCCAAAGCCGGGCGGCGAGGATGCTTCAGATGTCGTTGGTGTGATTGAGTCGGAAAAGGAGGAGCCGGGAGCTTGTGTTGATGGGTTGCAAGGTTTGGATAAGGAGAAAGATGATGTGAAGGAAAAAAGTgaagaaaaggagaagaaagagaagaaacctATCTTGGTTGGTGGCTATCCTTGAAACAATTTCAAGGAATTTTGGTGTTAGATTATATTAGAACTCTTGTATTTTGTActttattttaataagttaGGTTAATTTGGTATATGAATACGTAAAATCTTTATGCTTGTATTGTACTactatgtatgtatataaaGTTTGTTGTTTTGTATTAGTTTCTATCTATACTATTCATATTCATAGAATGTTATTGTATTTATTTGAGTATCATGGCTTGTTAGGAAATTGTTAATTGTTGAAGTTTAGCAGTACCTTGTGAATTGAAGTTTATTGTAGTTGTTTGTTTGATGGGgtttttgatttgatgataatAACTGGCAACACAAAACTCTACATGTTACTAGTTTTGTTGTGTAACGTAAGTTTGAGTGAGTGTATGTTTGGATGAGCAATAAGTTTGGCAAAATTATTGTAGCaccatgattttgttgaagctacAAAGtgtagtttttataaaaaatcacaCAGGCTTAAAAAATCACACAGGCTCACCGTATTATGACAAATTTAATTACTGTCAATCCAAACAGTTATCaagtatttttttagtattgtgGTTGTTGATAAGTGACATGATGATAAGATTAGATTAACTAGAGTTTGTGAGTTGGTGAATGATTAAGGTTGCTGGAAATTGCATGAGATTCATGGGAATCTTTCTACCATCTTGGTGAATTGAATTTGTCACACATTTCTccgattgatgatgatgataatgataggGAAGACTAGTGGAGTTGAACTTCTTTGTTGATGTTGGTCATGATGTGTGTGATTACTTGAATGGTGTGGACATGTTTCAAGTTTCTGTTAAGATGATGGagtgaattaaatttaatacataTGATGCATTTAATCATGAGTCCGAGTAGCTGGGTGTTGAACACTTTTGCGCAGGAAAGATCATTGATGGATTTGTTGTAGTGTCTGATGACTATATAGTCGAAGGGCTGAGGTTAGCTAAAAGAGTGGCGCTTTAGATTGGTGGAGTTTCGTCTGGATTTGAGACCATGTGTATTTCAAGTGGGAGGAATATTGTGAAACAACTCAGGAAGTTGATTTGGCTCAAACTTTTCGAAAAGCAAACAAATGTAAAGACTCTCTGGGTAGCTTGAGATATATAATTTAGAGGTTTCGTTGATGATCTATGAGTTTCATCGTCCTCAATTCAATTAATTGTTGTTAATCACTGATGTTTTGGGAGTTTCTACTCTCAATGTAGCAGGTTTGtagtttatttcttttttgaagttTGGCCCCTTATCTTATTCATTTGGAAAGCTTCTTTCTCAAAACCAAGAAAATTTCACGGATTTGTCTCGGTTGGCTTAGTCCTTAGTTAACGAATGTACATATATTAGCCAGATCAAGTTAAGGATAAAAAAGACAATGATCCAAATGTGTTTTCTGTCATATGTATTTGTCTTGGTGCAGATTGCAATTAACATTGAATACAaggattatttttaaacaaacacTTCACTCTTAACAATCACAAGTACTTTGGGAACCATGGCTATGTCTAACATGGACAAACATCTTAAGttcttaattattttcattgaCCAACATTTGAGATCATCATTTCATATAATTCGGGCAACTGCTACTTTGATCAGACTGTGGTCTAAAAACCCAAGTCTCAAATGCACTTTTTCAACCCAACAAACCTTAATATAAAAGGTGAAACTTTGCTTGCTCCAAAGCAATTATTCCACATCACAATATAGTAAGAGCCATTCTTGAAAATCAAATTCCCCTGTGATCAGACTGTATCAGTTAACAAGTCTTGAGCATTACCAATGCATGCATTGCCAATGAACCCATCACATAAGGCTTGTAATCCACCAAATTTCCCTCTGATCGCCAACTACATCTACTTCAACTTTAGAAGGTTCATATTTGTTCAGAAGTTTTGGACATTGGAAATTGCATAGACTCAAGAGCCTTACTCCTTCTCCTAATAGCACACTATTTTTGTATTATGCCCTTTTTCCTgcacttcaaagttcaaactaaCCTAAATCTGCTCAGTGCATGACAGAAAAAACATGTCcacaaattataacataaaaatcatgttttgtcaaaaacataaaaatcatgTTGACTAAACTTTCAGTTATATTTAAATGGTTATATTTACCCTCTTAGATACAGTCTATTCGAGTAATTGTGACTGAAGAACAATACAACAAGCacatagaaaattaaaatatcaattgtGTTTCAACATTTTTATATCAGATAAATCTGTTCTATAAACACCATATTATTAGTTGAGCAATAAAATTTGGAGCCAACAAAATAAAGTAATCAATTTTATCAGGTAAATTCTTGGCTAATGTTCAGAAAAATCTCAGAGTAATGGATATTCAGATTAAGATGAAGCGacttattttttataacaattgCTGAAGCACCAATATAGATATCTGAAGTTCTCTATTAGGAACCCAAGAATTGAATTCAAAAGAAAGAACACTTTATTTAAGAAATATGATGGAATAAGAGAGAATCTCTCCTCAAGGGTTTCCCCTTGACAATAGAGAATACTCTACTATTCACTATTACAATATTAAAAGATACTACCCTCTACCAAATGAAGGCTATATAAAGACTTGCTAATAGGCTTAACAGCTACCTaacaaactaactaactaattaCTATAACAACTCATAACtactttaaataatttaatttccttttattctATAACCCTAACACTCTCACAATAATCAATTCACATCACAGGAATCATTAATTGATGATGTAAATGGAGGCCATTTCATCAAATTCTACGTCAATGGCTAATCAATCTTATGTAGATAGTTCAATAGAGGCATGTAAATTAAACCAAGGGAGTTAACAGTGGTTTTCCAAGGAAATGGGCCTCCAAGTTTCCAAGAACAAGGTCAGCCATGGCAGTTCGAGTTTCTATCGTGCCACTTCCACAATGAGGCAACAAGACAACATTTTCTAGCGAAAGTAGCTCTTCAGGAACATGAGGCTCGTTTTCAAACACATCGAGTCCAGCTCCACCCAAACGACCTTCAAGGAGTGCAGAGACCAGCTCTGGCTCATCAACATGCTTACCTCGGCCGATGTTAATAAGGAAACCTTTCGGACCAAGTGCATTGATGACCTCCCGGTTGATGATGTGATGGGTTTCCTCTGTAAGT harbors:
- the LOC11409195 gene encoding uncharacterized protein codes for the protein MESTEKQPGLLQQIVPPRLEDACLEDPALPPESIHEAFLKAVAAMKSRIFTSSDEDDCIDDPKPGGEDASDVVGVIESEKEEPGACVDGLQGLDKEKDDVKEKSEEKEKKEKKPILVGGYP